From the genome of Papaver somniferum cultivar HN1 chromosome 2, ASM357369v1, whole genome shotgun sequence, one region includes:
- the LOC113346999 gene encoding uncharacterized protein LOC113346999, translating into MSNLENESGFNYWFQWQVPVCALIIIIPPIISLVLIYKSRKSPLNVYDLWVPCWKNLNPIWMLIYRASVVFIMSCFLSVVINIHGAFAFYFYTQWTFALVILYFVLGTIFSAQGCWVYLKTSKAENEEGSEFLKREGDETESNAKASSGLKKGLNKLMKTHHDCIGSKRNARFGGYLMLTVYQTSAGAVLLTDIVFWCILVPFLTADTFRVTRYMACMHSLNFVFFLLDVALNKLPFHSFGLVYFLIWSGAYTVFQWILHACGFTWWPYPFLELSTPWAPLWYFALTLVHIPCYSISPMLIWGHHRA; encoded by the exons ATGTCTAATTTAGAAAATGAATCAGGATTTAATTACTGGTTTCAATGGCAAGTTCCAGTATGTGCATTAATCATCATAATTCCACCAATTATATCTCTAGTGTTGATTTATAAATCGAGAAAATCACCTTTAAATGTTTATGATCTATGGGTTCCTTGTTGGAAAAATCTTAATCCAATATGGATGTTGATTTATAGAGCTTCGGTGGTTTTTATCATGTCTTGTTTCTTATCTGTGGTTATCAACATACATGGAGCTTTTGCATTCTACTTCTACACTCA GTGGACTTTCGCGTTAGTGATTTTATATTTTGTG TTGGGAACCATTTTCTCCGCTCAGGGATGTTGGGTGTATTTAAAGACATCTAAGGCCGAAAATGAGGAAGGCAGTGAATTTTTGAAAAGGGAAGGGGATGAGACCGAATCTAATGCAAAGGCGAGTTCTGGGTTAAAAAAGGGTCTTAATAAATTGATGAAAACTCATCATGATTGTATAGGGAGCAAGCGAAATGCTAGGTTTGGGGGTTATTTGATGCTAACTGTATATCAG ACTAGTGCTGGTGCTGTGTTGCTGACGGACATTGTCTTTTGGTGCATTCTCGTACCATTTCTCACAGCTGATACCTTCAGAGTGACCCGG TACATGGCTTGCATGCATTCTCTAAATTTCGTGTTTTTTCTACTCGACGTCGCTCTCAACAAACTC CCATTCCATTCATTTGGACTGGTCTATTTTTTGATCTGGAGCGGTGCGTACACAGTTTTTCAATGGATTCTTCATGCTTGTGGTTTTACATG GTGGCCTTATCCTTTCCTCGAGCTCTCAACTCCGTGGGCACCTCTTTG GTATTTCGCACTGACTCTAGTTCATATCCCTTGCTACAGTATTTCCCCCATGCTTATTTGGGGTCATCACAGGGCTTAG